Proteins encoded in a region of the Deefgea piscis genome:
- the dapC gene encoding succinyldiaminopimelate transaminase: MSPRLNLLQPYPFQKLRQLFATLTPNKDLKPINLSIGEPKHAAPELIKAALLNNLSGLSSYPATLGSDDLRASISEWLARRYNVPALNIATEILPVNGSREALFAFVQAVIDPTRDRPVVLSPNPFYQIYEGAALLAGAEPWFVNCTASQRFQPDWDSVPQAVWERVQVVFACSPGNPTGAVASLDDWRRLFALSDQYGFVIASDECYSEIYFGDNKPLGGLEAARLLGRDYTRLVVFSSLSKRSNVPGMRSGFVAGDAQILAQFLLYRTYHGCAMSPMVMAASAAAWRDEAHVVENRKLYAEKFAAVTHVLQEVLEVTLPDAAFYLWAKVPMDDEQFTRELFEQQHVTVLPGSYLAREAHGVNPGLGYVRIALVAPLDECVAAAERIVHYCKTLSHKQR; this comes from the coding sequence ATGTCGCCGCGACTAAATTTACTTCAGCCCTACCCTTTCCAGAAACTGCGTCAGCTTTTTGCTACGCTGACGCCGAACAAAGATTTAAAGCCGATTAATTTGTCGATTGGTGAGCCCAAGCATGCTGCCCCCGAGCTCATCAAAGCCGCTTTGCTCAATAATTTATCAGGTCTATCAAGTTACCCTGCCACTTTAGGTTCTGATGACTTACGCGCCAGCATTAGTGAATGGCTGGCTCGCCGATATAATGTACCCGCACTCAATATTGCGACTGAAATATTGCCAGTCAATGGTAGTCGCGAGGCGCTTTTTGCTTTCGTTCAGGCGGTTATTGATCCAACTCGCGATCGTCCGGTGGTGCTGTCGCCCAATCCGTTTTATCAAATCTATGAAGGCGCGGCATTGTTGGCCGGCGCCGAGCCTTGGTTTGTCAATTGCACCGCATCGCAGCGTTTTCAGCCTGATTGGGATAGTGTGCCCCAAGCCGTTTGGGAAAGAGTGCAAGTGGTTTTTGCCTGCTCGCCGGGCAATCCGACTGGCGCAGTGGCCTCGCTGGATGATTGGCGTCGTTTGTTTGCGCTGTCCGATCAGTACGGCTTTGTGATTGCATCCGATGAATGCTATTCGGAAATCTATTTTGGTGACAATAAGCCATTAGGCGGGCTTGAGGCGGCTCGTTTGCTGGGGCGTGATTATACGCGTCTGGTGGTATTTTCATCATTGTCAAAGCGATCGAATGTGCCGGGGATGCGCTCAGGTTTTGTTGCGGGAGACGCGCAGATTTTGGCGCAATTTTTGCTGTATCGTACCTATCACGGTTGCGCTATGAGCCCAATGGTGATGGCAGCCAGTGCGGCCGCGTGGCGTGATGAGGCGCACGTAGTTGAAAACCGTAAATTATATGCCGAGAAATTTGCTGCGGTGACCCATGTGTTGCAAGAAGTGCTAGAGGTTACGCTGCCTGATGCGGCCTTTTATCTTTGGGCTAAGGTGCCGATGGATGATGAGCAATTTACGCGTGAGCTATTCGAGCAACAACACGTGACCGTTTTGCCTGGATCTTACTTGGCGCGTGAAGCGCACGGTGTGAATCCAGGATTGGGTTATGTCCGCATTGCATTGGTTGCCCCGCTTGACGAATGTGTTGCTGCCGCCGAACGAATTGTGCATTACTGCAAGACATTAAGTCATAAACAACGTTAA
- the msrA gene encoding peptide-methionine (S)-S-oxide reductase MsrA, with product MFETITLAGGCFWCLEAVFQRVRGVESVVSGYMGGYVDQPQYEQVCQGNTGHAEVVQIEFDNAVVGVSDLLDIFFAIHNPRTLNRQGHDVGTQYRSAVFASSAEQLAVTKSKINALAQQDQGPIVTELEMATHFWPAEVIHHNYYRSNSNQPYCVAVVEPKLKKLMLDFAEKIR from the coding sequence ATGTTTGAGACCATTACTTTAGCTGGCGGCTGCTTTTGGTGTTTGGAGGCGGTATTTCAACGTGTACGCGGTGTTGAGTCGGTGGTTTCAGGCTATATGGGTGGGTATGTTGATCAACCCCAGTACGAACAAGTCTGTCAGGGCAATACCGGTCATGCCGAGGTGGTGCAGATTGAGTTCGACAATGCTGTAGTTGGTGTGTCCGACTTGCTTGATATTTTCTTTGCAATTCATAATCCACGCACCCTCAATCGACAAGGGCATGATGTGGGAACGCAGTATCGCTCGGCTGTTTTTGCCAGTAGCGCCGAGCAGCTGGCCGTGACTAAAAGCAAAATCAATGCACTGGCACAGCAAGACCAAGGCCCGATCGTGACCGAGCTAGAAATGGCGACTCATTTTTGGCCCGCAGAAGTCATTCACCACAATTACTATCGTTCAAATTCAAATCAACCCTATTGCGTGGCAGTTGTTGAACCTAAGCTTAAGAAGTTGATGCTCGATTTTGCAGAAAAAATACGCTAA
- the queF gene encoding NADPH-dependent 7-cyano-7-deazaguanine reductase QueF (Catalyzes the NADPH-dependent reduction of 7-cyano-7-deazaguanine (preQ0) to 7-aminomethyl-7-deazaguanine (preQ1) in queuosine biosynthesis), which produces MSEVEFSPLGKTSEYITEYDPSLLFPIAREQKRLEIGINENLPFFGVDIWNAYELSWLNVKGKPQVAIASFHIPANSPNIIESKSFKLYLNSFNQTKVDGFTQLSELLQKDISAGVGAPVQVKLTESALFAQQQMAELSGYNIDNLDLDVDLYSPQPGILRCENTEATTTETLTSDLLKSNCLVTGQPDWASVQIQYTGKAINRESLLRYLISFRNHNEFHEQCVERIFVDIMRDCAPLKLAVYARYTRRGGLDINPFRTNFNAAQPSNARTARQ; this is translated from the coding sequence ATGAGTGAAGTTGAGTTTTCGCCGCTAGGAAAAACGAGCGAATATATTACAGAGTATGACCCTAGTTTATTGTTCCCAATTGCTCGTGAGCAAAAGCGGCTAGAAATTGGGATTAATGAAAACCTACCTTTTTTTGGTGTGGATATCTGGAATGCCTATGAGCTTTCTTGGCTGAATGTCAAGGGTAAGCCGCAGGTAGCGATTGCGAGTTTTCATATCCCAGCAAATAGCCCAAACATTATTGAATCCAAGTCGTTTAAATTATATTTAAATAGCTTTAATCAGACTAAAGTCGATGGTTTTACTCAGCTGAGTGAGTTGTTGCAAAAAGATATTTCAGCTGGCGTTGGCGCGCCGGTTCAAGTGAAGTTAACTGAGTCCGCTTTATTCGCACAGCAACAAATGGCCGAACTCAGCGGTTACAATATTGATAACTTGGATCTGGATGTTGATCTTTATTCGCCTCAACCCGGTATTTTGCGCTGTGAAAATACCGAAGCGACCACGACAGAAACACTGACTTCGGATTTGTTGAAATCTAACTGCTTGGTTACTGGTCAGCCCGATTGGGCGAGTGTGCAAATTCAATACACCGGCAAGGCGATTAATCGTGAAAGTTTATTGCGCTACTTGATTTCGTTTCGCAACCACAATGAATTTCACGAACAATGTGTTGAACGGATCTTTGTTGATATTATGCGCGACTGTGCGCCGCTCAAATTGGCGGTTTATGCGCGTTATACCCGTCGCGGTGGTTTGGATATCAACCCTTTTCGCACAAATTTTAATGCCGCTCAACCTTCTAATGCGAGAACGGCGCGTCAATAA
- a CDS encoding LexA family protein: MANPNRDAEYLGKLQDYYADYRNIPSYSAIGELLGMASKSAVSALVKRLTLAGFIEVTPDKRLAPTKRFFERELADFNLPAGLPAAANDAMSEAISLDEFLMPRPASSILVKIKGDSMMEAGIFDGDIAVVEKRHAALVGDIVVAIVDNEYTLKELGKDKTGYFLIPHNSDYSIIRPEASLEIFGVMVGLVRKYR, encoded by the coding sequence ATGGCCAACCCCAATCGTGATGCAGAATATCTAGGCAAGCTGCAAGACTACTACGCTGATTATCGCAATATTCCATCGTATTCAGCCATTGGTGAGCTACTCGGCATGGCTTCAAAATCGGCGGTGTCGGCCCTAGTTAAGCGTCTGACTTTGGCGGGTTTTATTGAAGTGACGCCGGATAAGCGCCTGGCACCAACAAAGCGATTTTTTGAGCGTGAATTGGCCGACTTTAATCTGCCTGCGGGTTTGCCTGCTGCGGCTAATGATGCGATGAGCGAAGCCATCTCGCTGGATGAATTTTTGATGCCACGACCCGCATCGTCGATTTTGGTAAAAATCAAAGGCGACTCGATGATGGAGGCGGGTATTTTTGATGGTGATATTGCCGTTGTCGAAAAACGCCATGCCGCCTTGGTTGGTGATATTGTCGTGGCGATTGTGGATAATGAATACACGCTTAAAGAGCTGGGTAAGGATAAGACGGGATACTTTTTGATTCCGCACAATAGCGACTACAGCATTATCCGCCCAGAGGCGAGTTTGGAAATATTTGGCGTTATGGTGGGTTTGGTGCGTAAGTACCGATAA
- a CDS encoding tRNA dihydrouridine synthase, which yields MEGLLDCVLRDVLTRAGGIDLCVTEFVRVSGSVLPYRTFQRIAPELNNQSHTNSGVPVRVQLLGSDAQCLAENAAKLAELNPYGIDLNFGCPAKTVNRHRGGAILLKEPEVIYHIVSAVRQATPGHIPVTAKMRLGYEDTSQAIDCAQAIANAGAAEVVVHARTKTDGYKPPAYWEWIAEIKSNITIPVVANGEIWTLEDFKRCQQISGCNDIMLGRGIVANPGLALEAKLGRTLSWSELQPLFLIFWQQVLTHCYPKYQAGRVKQWLNYLRKHYPEAEVLFQQIRTLNLPEEIEQACPALVRIAD from the coding sequence ATGGAAGGGTTGCTCGATTGCGTGTTGCGCGACGTATTAACGCGCGCAGGCGGAATCGATTTGTGCGTCACTGAATTTGTCCGTGTCAGTGGCAGTGTATTGCCGTACCGCACCTTCCAAAGAATTGCCCCCGAACTCAACAACCAGAGTCACACCAACAGTGGCGTACCGGTTCGCGTACAACTATTAGGCTCTGACGCACAATGCTTGGCGGAGAACGCAGCCAAACTGGCTGAGCTCAATCCGTACGGCATTGATTTAAATTTTGGCTGCCCCGCCAAAACCGTCAATCGCCACCGCGGCGGGGCGATTTTACTCAAAGAACCAGAGGTTATTTATCACATTGTTAGCGCGGTTCGCCAAGCCACACCGGGGCATATTCCCGTAACCGCCAAAATGCGCCTTGGCTATGAAGATACCTCTCAGGCGATTGATTGCGCCCAAGCCATTGCCAACGCCGGCGCCGCCGAGGTCGTGGTGCATGCACGAACCAAAACCGATGGCTATAAACCGCCAGCTTACTGGGAGTGGATTGCAGAGATCAAATCAAACATCACCATCCCTGTCGTAGCAAATGGCGAAATCTGGACTTTGGAAGACTTTAAGCGCTGCCAACAGATCTCAGGCTGTAACGACATCATGCTGGGGCGAGGTATCGTCGCCAACCCGGGCCTGGCTTTGGAGGCAAAACTTGGGCGCACCTTAAGCTGGAGTGAGTTGCAACCTTTGTTTTTGATTTTTTGGCAGCAAGTTTTAACGCATTGCTATCCAAAATATCAGGCGGGCAGGGTAAAGCAGTGGCTTAACTACTTACGGAAACACTACCCTGAGGCCGAAGTGTTATTTCAGCAAATTCGCACCTTGAATTTACCCGAAGAGATCGAACAAGCCTGTCCAGCGCTCGTTCGAATAGCCGACTAA
- a CDS encoding RepB family protein: MKHPGDQHTLELPEIPLLKKRGRPAIHGKPMSAAERKRRSRSMQVGRATRDHNQRLPKALSVEIDASLHQRLKRYCEANGMTQIETLEQLIQTLPEV, translated from the coding sequence ATGAAGCACCCTGGCGATCAGCATACGCTTGAACTACCTGAAATCCCCTTGTTAAAAAAACGCGGTCGCCCAGCAATTCATGGCAAGCCGATGAGTGCCGCTGAGCGCAAGCGCCGCTCGCGTTCAATGCAAGTTGGCCGCGCTACGCGCGACCACAACCAACGATTACCCAAAGCGCTCTCAGTAGAAATTGATGCCAGCTTGCATCAGCGCCTAAAGCGGTATTGCGAAGCCAATGGCATGACGCAGATTGAAACCTTAGAGCAATTAATTCAGACTTTGCCAGAGGTTTAG
- a CDS encoding class I SAM-dependent methyltransferase, translating to MSADLLSSAPFAALNLQRYPAKHAKDLQAWDAADAYLASFIRKDAALVVLNDSFGALHAMAIQCGVAVVLHINDSWCSRHAIEKNTHTELIDYVGQVTTCALVKLPKSLSMLEAQLLQLANGITSPVEVYFSGMQKHVSNGHLALIKQYCDDVEYLPTQRKARMYRANLRPSQQRIQPYSQSVPELDLILQNVAGVFAEQKIDIGSRFFIEHFSQLPAAKTVADVGCGNGLLSLAYHQRHPDAALYLYDESKAAIESAQLSFAANCPQAAVEILHRDGLVGVTQQFDLILINPPFHQQNTITTDIAISMFTQAKQCMHADSELWVVANRHLNYQADLKKLFRRVSVMAQNAKFVILKVMR from the coding sequence ATGTCCGCTGATTTATTGTCCTCTGCGCCATTTGCTGCGCTTAATTTGCAACGCTACCCCGCTAAGCATGCTAAAGATTTACAGGCTTGGGATGCTGCAGATGCCTATTTGGCTAGTTTTATTCGTAAAGACGCTGCGCTGGTCGTGCTTAACGATAGTTTTGGCGCGCTGCACGCAATGGCGATTCAATGTGGCGTTGCCGTAGTCTTGCATATTAATGATTCGTGGTGTTCACGGCATGCGATCGAAAAAAACACTCACACAGAATTGATCGACTATGTAGGACAAGTAACGACTTGCGCGCTGGTCAAGCTACCAAAGTCATTGTCTATGCTTGAGGCGCAACTACTTCAGCTGGCCAACGGGATAACGTCGCCGGTTGAAGTGTATTTTTCCGGTATGCAAAAACACGTGAGTAATGGGCATTTAGCTTTAATCAAGCAGTATTGTGATGATGTTGAATATTTGCCAACACAGCGCAAAGCCAGAATGTATCGCGCTAATTTGCGACCCAGCCAGCAGCGCATACAACCCTATAGCCAGTCAGTGCCTGAGCTTGATTTGATCCTGCAGAATGTGGCTGGGGTTTTTGCCGAGCAAAAAATAGACATCGGGTCGCGATTTTTTATCGAGCACTTTTCGCAGTTGCCAGCGGCAAAAACAGTGGCCGATGTCGGTTGCGGTAATGGCTTGTTGTCTTTGGCTTATCATCAGCGTCATCCTGATGCGGCCTTGTATTTGTATGATGAATCAAAGGCTGCTATTGAGTCGGCACAGCTTAGTTTTGCGGCCAATTGCCCGCAGGCGGCGGTAGAGATTTTGCATCGCGATGGTTTGGTGGGTGTGACCCAACAGTTTGATTTGATTTTGATTAATCCGCCGTTTCATCAGCAAAATACCATTACCACAGATATCGCGATCAGTATGTTTACACAGGCCAAGCAATGCATGCATGCCGACAGTGAATTATGGGTGGTGGCAAATCGCCATTTGAATTATCAAGCAGATTTAAAAAAGCTATTTCGTCGAGTGAGTGTCATGGCACAAAATGCAAAGTTTGTGATTTTAAAAGTGATGCGCTAG